Proteins from one Mesoplasma sp. JKS002658 genomic window:
- the hrcA gene encoding heat-inducible transcriptional repressor HrcA — MITAREETILKIIVDEYTRTAQPVGSKKIMELMGNEISSATIRSECAILENHDFLEKPHTSSGRIPSTRGYRYYVDNLMNQSSFDGSLFQQIDELFSNRNYSIDQIIMRSSQIISDMTNLVAVISQRDEVDDLKIKKIEMIPLESGSASVIFILSNGQVISKVFYLDHGVLNDLKIAINLFNDNLTETKVKHLSKSVIDDVGSNLKISIKDYEAFFSQFINAILEQSKVKTQTVGLNNVLVNPEFMDVEKIKNIMTIIANVSPFEWFDYNYQSSKKNVHIRTKIGLEINPNLKETDDVAIIGAEIDGQGSQKNIITLIGPKRMRYDEANLLLNFLIKKINGLQGNN, encoded by the coding sequence ATGATTACGGCACGTGAAGAGACGATTTTAAAAATTATCGTTGATGAGTATACTAGGACTGCACAACCAGTTGGATCAAAGAAAATTATGGAGTTGATGGGTAATGAAATTTCATCAGCTACGATTCGCAGCGAGTGTGCGATTCTAGAAAATCATGATTTTCTAGAAAAACCCCATACCTCCTCGGGAAGAATCCCTTCGACTAGAGGATATCGTTATTATGTTGATAATTTGATGAACCAATCATCTTTTGATGGTTCCTTATTTCAACAAATTGACGAACTCTTTTCAAATCGAAATTATTCAATTGACCAGATTATTATGCGTTCTTCACAAATTATTAGTGATATGACCAATTTAGTGGCAGTAATTTCTCAAAGAGATGAAGTTGATGATTTGAAGATTAAAAAAATTGAAATGATTCCTTTAGAAAGCGGTTCAGCTTCAGTTATCTTCATTTTGAGTAATGGTCAGGTGATTAGTAAGGTGTTTTATCTTGATCACGGAGTACTTAATGATTTAAAGATTGCAATTAACTTGTTTAATGACAATTTAACTGAAACCAAAGTAAAACATTTATCCAAGAGTGTAATTGATGATGTTGGGAGTAATTTAAAAATTTCAATTAAAGATTATGAGGCATTTTTCTCGCAATTCATTAACGCAATTTTAGAACAGAGCAAGGTTAAAACGCAAACTGTGGGTTTGAATAATGTTTTAGTTAATCCTGAGTTTATGGATGTTGAGAAAATTAAAAATATTATGACTATTATTGCAAATGTTTCTCCCTTTGAATGGTTTGATTATAATTATCAAAGTTCTAAAAAAAATGTTCATATTCGTACTAAGATTGGTTTGGAAATTAATCCTAATTTGAAAGAAACTGATGATGTTGCAATTATTGGAGCAGAAATTGATGGGCAAGGTTCACAGAAAAACATTATTACCTTAATTGGTCCAAAGCGGATGCGTTATGATGAAGCTAACCTTTTATTAAACTTTTTAATAAAAAAAATTAATGGGTTACAGGGCAATAATTAA
- a CDS encoding ATP-dependent Clp protease ATP-binding subunit — MDLQQKPNPQNDPNILEKYTTDLTLDAKEGRLDPVIGREDEILRVVRILSRKTKNNPVLIGEPGVGKTAVVEGLAQRIVNGDVPSNLKDKKILVLDMGLVMAGASYLGEYEARVKGIVNAVQKADGKIILFVDEVHLIVGAGKTGNGGGMDVSNLLKPALARGQLKMIGATTLDEYREYIEQDSALERRFQQVMVEEPTVDQTISILRGLKERFESFHGVVIHDNALVAAAKLSDQYITDRFLPDKAIDLIDEASATIRTELASVPTQLDHVNRKVVQLEIERAALAKETDDKSQKRLSEVDEELTKTKKIQSEFNQKWEKDKQDIKKVSGLRTKLDGLKQELQQAQFDGNYQRAGELQYSLIPNLEKELKTAQDAVNSNGMLNEEVTETEVAAIVSKWTGIPVNKLVESERKRLLELPLDLKKNVKGQDEAIEVVSDAIIRSRAGIKNPDKPIGSFLFLGPTGVGKTEVARTLADVLFSSVKKMVRIDMSEYMDRESVNKLIGAPPGYIGYGQGGVLTEAVRRNPYSIVLFDEIEKAHPDVFNVFLQILDEGRITDSSGRVVDFKNTIIIMTSNIGSELILNNEDEEVNLKLLMMELQKSFRPEFLNRIDNIVPFNALSIKVIEEIIIKDLDELRERLHKNGDYLIEFDPKVITKIKAEGYEREFGARPITRYIEKNIETMLSKEVINDQIKRNEKYLVTVSPGDEFKVEKI, encoded by the coding sequence ATGGATTTACAACAAAAACCAAATCCGCAAAACGATCCAAATATTTTAGAAAAATATACCACTGATTTAACATTGGATGCTAAAGAGGGTCGTTTAGATCCTGTTATTGGTCGCGAAGATGAAATTTTAAGAGTGGTTCGAATTCTTTCGAGAAAAACTAAAAATAATCCAGTTTTAATTGGAGAACCAGGTGTGGGGAAGACTGCTGTTGTTGAGGGTCTAGCCCAACGAATTGTGAATGGAGATGTACCTTCAAACCTCAAAGATAAAAAGATTTTAGTACTTGACATGGGGTTGGTAATGGCTGGTGCGTCTTATTTGGGTGAGTACGAAGCGCGGGTAAAAGGAATTGTGAATGCTGTTCAAAAAGCTGATGGAAAGATTATTCTTTTTGTTGATGAAGTTCACCTGATTGTGGGAGCGGGAAAAACTGGTAATGGTGGGGGAATGGATGTTTCTAACCTTTTAAAACCAGCTCTTGCTCGGGGGCAACTAAAAATGATTGGTGCAACCACTTTAGATGAGTATCGTGAATATATTGAACAAGATTCTGCTTTGGAACGTCGGTTCCAACAAGTCATGGTTGAAGAACCAACTGTTGATCAAACGATTTCAATTTTACGGGGATTGAAAGAACGTTTTGAATCATTTCATGGAGTTGTAATTCATGATAATGCTTTGGTTGCTGCTGCTAAATTATCTGATCAATACATCACAGACCGTTTTTTACCAGATAAGGCAATTGATTTAATTGATGAAGCAAGTGCGACGATTCGAACTGAATTAGCAAGTGTTCCAACCCAGTTAGATCACGTTAACAGAAAGGTAGTTCAGTTAGAAATTGAACGAGCGGCTTTGGCTAAAGAAACTGATGATAAGTCACAAAAACGGTTGAGTGAAGTTGATGAAGAGTTAACTAAAACGAAGAAAATTCAAAGTGAATTTAATCAAAAATGAGAAAAAGATAAGCAAGATATTAAGAAAGTTTCTGGTTTACGTACCAAATTAGATGGTTTAAAACAAGAACTTCAACAAGCACAATTTGATGGTAATTACCAAAGAGCAGGAGAATTGCAATATTCTTTGATTCCGAATTTAGAAAAAGAATTGAAGACGGCTCAAGACGCAGTTAATAGTAACGGGATGCTTAATGAAGAGGTGACTGAAACCGAAGTCGCTGCTATTGTTTCGAAGTGAACAGGGATTCCTGTTAATAAATTAGTCGAAAGTGAGCGTAAGCGCTTGCTGGAATTGCCACTTGATTTAAAAAAGAATGTTAAAGGTCAAGATGAAGCAATTGAAGTTGTTAGTGATGCAATTATTCGCAGTAGGGCAGGAATTAAAAATCCTGATAAACCAATTGGATCATTTCTTTTCCTAGGACCAACAGGAGTCGGAAAAACTGAAGTTGCGCGAACTTTAGCTGACGTCTTGTTTAGTTCAGTTAAAAAGATGGTTCGCATTGATATGAGTGAGTATATGGATCGTGAAAGTGTTAATAAGTTAATTGGCGCTCCTCCTGGTTATATTGGTTATGGTCAAGGTGGTGTACTTACTGAAGCTGTCCGCAGAAACCCGTATTCAATTGTCTTGTTTGATGAAATTGAAAAAGCACACCCTGATGTTTTTAACGTTTTTTTACAAATTCTTGATGAAGGAAGAATCACTGATTCTAGTGGACGTGTTGTTGATTTTAAAAATACGATTATTATCATGACTTCAAATATTGGTTCAGAGTTGATTTTGAATAATGAAGATGAAGAAGTTAATTTGAAGTTATTAATGATGGAACTACAAAAGTCATTTCGTCCTGAATTTTTAAACCGAATTGACAACATTGTTCCGTTCAATGCTCTCTCAATAAAAGTAATTGAAGAAATTATTATTAAGGATTTGGATGAGTTGAGAGAGCGTTTACATAAAAACGGCGATTATCTAATTGAATTTGATCCAAAGGTGATTACTAAAATTAAAGCTGAAGGTTATGAACGCGAATTTGGAGCACGACCAATCACACGCTATATTGAGAAAAATATCGAAACAATGCTTTCAAAAGAAGTTATTAACGATCAAATTAAAAGAAACGAAAAATATTTGGTAACTGTTAGTCCTGGTGATGAGTTTAAAGTAGAAAAGATTTAA